A stretch of the Aegilops tauschii subsp. strangulata cultivar AL8/78 chromosome 4, Aet v6.0, whole genome shotgun sequence genome encodes the following:
- the LOC109733426 gene encoding uncharacterized protein, producing MTGGLEARPSKKRRQSGAGLAEFATRITKHLADASPRGNMVFSPLSIYAAVALLAPGAREDTLDEILRLLGVRSRDELEDLISRVAADALKDQSGSGGPSVAFACGVWNDKARPLKTAYRETLVGTYKAKSRAVDFRGNAGKAAQQINAWVARVTGNLITAVVSPKSFCPATDVVLFLYFKGKWVMPFYERMTKDRQFHRLDGTTVDAPFMRNSGRHFIAVYDGFKVLKLRYEMPRAKPLRWTTNFKKTTPRYSMCIFLPDAYDGLQGLVEEITSRPTFLHDHLPTSQVKVGEFGVPKFKLSFQSSVTQTLKHLGLLLPFGMGADLSDMVEDDGSGTPLVVNDVFHKAVIEVNEQGTEAAAVTTTKIYGSAMPRPTPTTDFVADHPFAYFILEEASGAIIFAGHVVDPSSGGDSHVRIGRPRKGEQASRIREKEDRSLFSAGAAMTGGFQAGSSSKKPRPPGSGLAELAARLTKRLTGASPCINLVFSPLSIYAAVALLAPSARGKTLDEILRLIGARSRDELEDHISHVAEDALEDLSDYGGPRVASACGVWNDMARPLRTAYHETVVSKYKAESHALDFRGNAGKAAKEINAWVARDMTTQTQDLSQALVVSDRQFAPSFVEDSQPMAQMAPDSEVFESDSLYVPVVLVELTPAAAAAIKLAAAKAKNDGRSNNMKWQPFMSTFVLNKMCELISSGVRTDKGFKEVHLNTVAKQVFEFCEQEVSATQVYNHLRKWRSRWIQVSKLRDLSGASWDENTCSIVLEDHPRDAEFLNTPIQNYNQMQHIFSFGLATGKHAMGSGEPLGSPMPDFPGTPDVEDIDGPDKPAAKPFNKPFDPVHDRKRKKGGLMEEQINVFCSMTEAVKEVATAIRECKPLDVHPDLYGAVMTQGGFSDEALMAALSHLLDNKAQGVGFVAMADAHRHGGSSVDSAKVGAVKVEATKVDRQFSLKLKNFIIFAQFITIAVLWRWDVVTPGFFGPETYVVLANAIYFKGKWVHPFNKRKTMKRPFQRLNETTVDKHFMCNSTRHFIGVYDGFKVLRLPYKMPRYHVPANAETPTPQCSMCIFLPDAYDGLQGLVEEITSCPTFLHEHLPTRQVRVGEFGVPKFKLSSQIDVTQTLKHLGLLLPFDMGADLLDMVEDHGSGLPLLVNDIFHKATIEVNEQGTEAAAATRNRGLLGCPMLLPKVDFLADHPFAYFIVEEASGAIISAGHVVDPSSGRESQVRIGQPYRMKISEP from the exons ATGACGGGAGGACTCGAAGCCCGGCCAAGCAAGAAGCGGCGGCAGTCCGGCGCCGGCCTGGCGGAATTTGCCACGCGAATCACCAAGCACCTCGCCGACGCGAGCCCTCGCGGCAACATGGTCTTCTCGCCGCTGTCCATCTACGCCGCGGTCGCGCTGCTGGCGCCCGGCGCCCGAGAGGACACCCTGGACGAGATCCTCCGCCTCCTCGGCGTCCGTTCCCGCGACGAGCTCGAGGATCTCATCTCGCGCGTGGCGGCGGACGCGCTCAAGGACCAGTCGGGGTCTGGCGGGCCGAGCGTGGCGTTCGCGTGCGGCGTGTGGAACGACAAGGCGCGGCCGCTCAAGACGGCGTACCGCGAGACCCTCGTCGGCACATACAAGGCGAAGTCACGCGCCGTCGACTTTCGGGGAAACGCGGGGAAAGCGGCTCAGCAGATCAACGCCTGGGTCGCGCGGGTCACCGGAAACCTTATCACCGCCGTCGTCTCGCCGAAATCCTTCTGCCCGGCGACGGACGTCGTGCTATTTT TATACTTCAAAGGAAAATGGGTCATGCCGTTCTACGAGAGGATGACCAAGGACAGGCAGTTCCACAGGCTCGACGGCACCACCGTTGACGCCCCCTTCATGCGCAACTCCGGCCGTCACTTCATCGCCGTGTACGATGGGTTCAAGGTCCTCAAGCTGCGGTACGAGATGCCACGAGCCAAACCGTTGCGCTGGACGACCAACTTCAAAAAAACCACGCCACGGTACTCGATGTGCATCTTCCTCCCTGATGCGTACGACGGCCTCCAGGGCCTCGTTGAGGAGATAACCTCCCGCCCGACCTTCTTGCATGATCACCTGCCGACGAGCCAGGTCAAGGTCGGCGAATTCGGGGTTCCCAAGTTCAAGCTTTCTTTCCAGAGCAGTGTCACGCAAACTCTCAAACACCTAGGGCTACTGTTGCCGTTCGGCATGGGTGCTGACCTGTCAGACATGGTGGAGGACGACGGCTCCGGCACACCTCTGGTTGTGAATGACGTTTTTCATAAGGCTGTCATTGAGGTAAACGAGCAAGGGACTGAAGCTGCAGCTGTCACCACGACGAAAATATATGGATCAGCGATGCCGCGGCCGACGCCAACGACGGATTTCGTCGCCGATCATCCCTTCGCGTATTTCATACTCGAAGAGGCGTCAGGTGCAATCATCTTCGCAGGGCATGTCGTCGACCCTAGCAGTGGCGGAGACAGCCATGTGCGGATTGGACGACCGAGAAAGGG GGAGCAGGCAAGCCGGATCCGGGAAAAAGAGGATCGATCTTTGTTTTCTGCGGGGGCTGCGATGACGGGGGGATTCCAAGCCGGGTCGTCAAGCAAGAAGCCGCGGCCGCCCGGCTCCGGCCTGGCGGAACTTGCCGCGCGACTCACCAAGCGCCTCACCGGCGCGAGCCCGTGCATCAACCTGGTCTTCTCGCCCCTTTCCATCTATGCCGCGGTCGCGCTGCTGGCGCCGAGCGCCCGAGGGAAAACCCTAGATGAGATCCTCCGCCTCATTGGCGCCCGTTCCCGCGACGAGCTCGAGGATCACATCTCACACGTGGCTGAGGACGCGCTAGAGGACCTGTCGGACTATGGCGGGCCGAGAGTGGCCTCCGCGTGCGGCGTGTGGAATGACATGGCGCGGCCGCTGAGGACGGCGTACCATGAGACCGTCGTCAGCAAGTACAAGGCGGAGTCACACGCCCTGGACTTCCGGGGAAACGCGGGGAAAGCAGCCAAGGAGATCAACGCCTGGGTCGCGCGG GACATGACCACGCAGACGCAAGATCTTAGTCAGGCCCTTGTCGTGTCCGACAGGCAGTTTGCTCCATCGTTTGTCGAGGACTCGCAGCCTATGGCCCAGATGGCACCTGATTCAGAGGTGTTCGAGTCCGATTCCCTCTATGTGCCAGTAGTGCTCGTTGAGCTAACtcctgctgctgccgctgcaATCAAGCTAGCAGCAGCAAAGGCAAAGAATGATGGTAGGTCGAACAACATGAAGTGGCAGCCGTTCATGTCCACGTTCGTgctgaacaagatgtgtgagcTCATCTCTAGTGGGGTTAGGACTGACAAGGGCTTCAAGGAGGTGCACTTGAACACCGTTGCGAAGCAGGTGTTCGAATTCTGTGAGCAAGAGGTGTCTGCCACCCAGGTGTACAACCACCTGAGGAAGTGGAGAAGTCGGTGGATCCAAGTGTCCAAGCTGAGAGACCTTAGCGGCGCCTCATGGGATGAGAACACTTGCTCCATAGTTCTGGAG GACCACCCAAGGGACGCTGAGTTCCTCAACACACCCATCCAGAACTACAACCAGATGCAGCACATCTTCTCCTTCGGGCTGGCAACTGGGAAGCATGCCATGGGCTCGGGTGAGCCTCTTGGTTCTCCCATGCCAGACTTCCCTGGGACACCGGACGTCGAGGATATTGATGGCCCTGACAAGCCCGCTGCGAAGCCCTTCAACAAGCCATTTGACCCCGTCCATGataggaagaggaagaaaggaggcTTGATGGAGGAGCAGATCAATGTCTTTTGCAGCATGACTGAGGCGGTGAAGGAGGTGGCAACAGCCATCAGGGAGTGCAAGCCCCTCGACGTCCACCCTGACCTGTATGGCGCTGTCATGACCCAGGGTGGATTCAGTGACGAGGCTCTCATGGCAGCTCTCAGCCACCTGCTTGACAACAAGGCCCAGGGTGTTGGGTTCGTTGCCATGGCCGACGCTCACAGG CACGGAGGCAGCAGTGTCGACAGTGCCAAGGTTGGAGCTGTCAAAGTGGAAGCTACTAAGGTGGATCGTCAGTTCAGCCTGAAGCTGAAGAACTTCATCATCTTCGCCCAGTTCATCACCATTGCTGTGCTGTGGCGTTG GGACGTCGTTACGCCGGGATTCTTTGGCCCGGAGACATACGTCGTGCTCGCAAACGCCATATACTTCAAAGGCAAATGGGTGCACCCGTTCAACAAGAGGAAGACCATGAAAAGGCCGTTCCAAAGGCTCAATGAAACCACCGTCGATAAGCACTTCATGTGCAACTCCACCCGTCACTTCATCGGCGTGTACGACGGGTTCAAGGTCCTCAGGCTGCCGTACAAGATGCCACGATACCATGTGCCGGCCAACGCAGAAACACCCACGCCTCAGTGCTCGATGTGCATCTTCCTTCCGGATGCGTACGATGGCCTCCAAGGCCTCGTTGAGGAGATAACCTCCTGCCCGACCTTCCTGCACGAGCACTTGCCGACGAGACAGGTCAGGGTCGGCGAATTCGGGGTTCCCAAGTTCAAGCTTTCTTCCCAGATCGATGTCACCCAAACTCTCAaacacctggggctcctgttgcCATTCGACATGGGTGCTGACCTGTTGGACATGGTGGAAGACCACGGCTCCGGCTTGCCTCTGCTCGTGAATGACATTTTCCATAAGGCTACCATTGAGGTAAACGAGCAAGGGACCGAAGCTGCTGCTGCCACCAGGAACCGCGGGCTTCTTGGATGTCCGATGCTGCTGCCGAAGGTCGACTTCCTCGCCGACCATCCTTTCGCTTATTTCATAGTCGAAGAGGCTTCAGGTGCAATCATCTCCGCAGGGCATGTCGTGGACCCTAGCAGTGGCAGAGAAAGCCAGGTGCGGATTGGACAACCCTATAGGATGAAAATTAGTGAGCCGTGA